The proteins below are encoded in one region of Halocatena salina:
- a CDS encoding 30S ribosomal protein S19 produces MSNSDYQIGRDSDEEFTYRGHTLSELREMELSEFAELLPARKRRTIERGLTTEQQKLFEKATERDVEESANRPLRTHLRDMPILPEFVEKTFAVYDGEEFERVYVEPEMLGHYLGEFVLTRQSVEHGQAGIGATRSSKFVPLK; encoded by the coding sequence ATGTCGAATTCGGACTACCAGATCGGCCGCGACTCCGATGAGGAGTTTACCTATCGTGGCCACACGCTGTCAGAACTCCGGGAGATGGAGCTTTCGGAGTTCGCGGAACTGCTCCCCGCACGGAAGCGGCGAACCATCGAACGCGGTCTGACCACCGAACAGCAGAAGCTGTTCGAGAAGGCGACTGAGCGCGACGTTGAGGAGTCGGCGAACCGACCGCTCCGGACCCACCTGCGTGACATGCCGATTCTGCCGGAGTTCGTCGAAAAGACGTTTGCCGTATACGACGGCGAGGAGTTCGAGCGGGTGTACGTCGAACCGGAGATGCTCGGTCATTACTTGGGTGAGTTCGTGCTGACCCGACAGTCTGTCGAGCACGGTCAGGCCGGTATCGGCGCGACACGCTCCTCGAAGTTCGTGCCACTCAAATAA
- a CDS encoding 50S ribosomal protein L23 yields the protein MTSTTNIIRHPNVTEKAMDKMDFENKLEFVVALDASKPEIKSALAEQFDIAVEDITTQVTPNGTKKATVRLSDDDDAQEVASRIGVF from the coding sequence ATGACATCAACGACGAACATCATCCGTCATCCGAACGTGACCGAGAAGGCGATGGACAAGATGGACTTCGAGAACAAACTGGAGTTCGTCGTCGCTCTCGACGCCTCGAAGCCGGAAATCAAGTCGGCGCTCGCAGAGCAGTTCGATATCGCCGTTGAGGACATCACGACACAGGTAACGCCTAATGGAACGAAAAAGGCCACTGTGCGCCTGTCGGACGACGACGACGCACAGGAGGTCGCTTCACGTATCGGGGTGTTCTAA
- the rpl4p gene encoding 50S ribosomal protein L4 → MNATVRDLDGNEAGEIELPGVFETTHRPDLIERAVRAARANRSQDYGADEHAGMRTPAESFGSGRGMAHVPRQNSVGRRVPQTVGGRRAHPPKTETDRGEKINDKERTLAIESALAATTDSELVAERGHQFEDIDVPVIVTDEFEDLVKTKAVVELLETLGLHDDIERAEDGISVRAGRGTTRGRKYKRPKSILFVTSEEPSKAARNLAGADVATAREVNAEDLAPGGHAGRLTIFTESAIEEVNKR, encoded by the coding sequence ATGAACGCAACAGTACGCGATCTCGACGGCAACGAAGCGGGGGAGATCGAACTTCCCGGCGTGTTCGAGACGACACACCGTCCCGACCTCATCGAGCGTGCGGTGCGTGCCGCACGGGCCAATCGCTCCCAGGATTACGGTGCAGACGAACACGCTGGTATGCGCACCCCGGCAGAATCGTTCGGCAGCGGCCGGGGCATGGCCCACGTTCCGCGCCAGAACAGCGTCGGTCGGCGCGTCCCACAAACCGTTGGCGGTAGACGGGCACACCCCCCGAAAACCGAAACGGATCGTGGCGAGAAGATCAACGACAAAGAGCGCACCCTCGCGATCGAAAGTGCGCTCGCGGCGACGACCGACTCCGAACTCGTCGCCGAGCGAGGCCACCAGTTCGAGGATATCGACGTCCCGGTGATCGTAACCGATGAGTTCGAGGATCTCGTCAAAACCAAAGCGGTCGTCGAACTGCTCGAAACCCTCGGGCTGCACGACGATATCGAGCGCGCCGAGGACGGCATAAGCGTTCGTGCTGGCCGTGGCACCACTCGCGGACGGAAGTACAAACGGCCGAAGTCGATCCTCTTTGTGACGAGTGAGGAGCCATCAAAAGCGGCCCGCAACCTCGCGGGAGCGGACGTGGCGACCGCACGCGAGGTCAACGCTGAAGATCTCGCCCCCGGTGGCCACGCCGGACGGCTCACCATCTTCACCGAAAGCGCGATCGAGGAGGTGAACAAACGATGA
- a CDS encoding 50S ribosomal protein L3 — MPTPSRPRKGSMGFSPRVRASSEVPRISTWPDDDGQVGVQGFAGYKAGMSHVVMINDEPDSPQEGMEETVPVTVVETPPMRAVAVRAYETTPYGQRPLTEIWTDEVHDDLARAVDLPEERDDGQQREQTVRDALESGDLGGVRLITHTLPGALSSVPKRKPDVMETRVGGSTLEERLEFALELLGDGGEHTVSDVFRAGEYADIAGVTKGSGTQGPVKRWGVQKRKGKHARQGWKRRIGNLGPWNPSRVRSTVPQQGQTGYHQRTELNKRIISIGDEDVTPEGGFINYGDVDGEYVLVKGSVPGPKQRLIRFRPAVRPNDQPRLDPEVRYVSTESDQG, encoded by the coding sequence ATGCCAACGCCAAGCAGACCACGAAAAGGCTCGATGGGCTTCAGCCCGCGTGTCCGTGCTTCGAGCGAGGTGCCTCGAATCAGCACCTGGCCCGACGACGATGGACAGGTGGGGGTACAGGGGTTTGCCGGCTACAAGGCCGGTATGTCCCACGTCGTGATGATCAACGACGAGCCTGATTCCCCACAGGAGGGGATGGAAGAGACCGTTCCTGTAACGGTCGTTGAGACCCCGCCGATGCGCGCGGTCGCCGTTCGAGCCTACGAGACGACGCCGTACGGCCAGCGTCCGCTCACGGAGATCTGGACCGATGAGGTCCACGACGATCTTGCACGCGCAGTCGATCTCCCTGAGGAGCGCGACGACGGCCAGCAGCGAGAACAGACCGTTCGGGACGCGCTCGAATCGGGCGATCTCGGTGGTGTGCGTTTGATCACCCACACCCTGCCGGGAGCGCTTTCGAGCGTTCCGAAACGAAAGCCAGACGTGATGGAGACGCGCGTCGGAGGTAGCACCCTCGAAGAGCGTCTTGAGTTCGCCTTGGAACTGCTCGGTGATGGCGGCGAACACACCGTTTCGGACGTGTTCCGAGCGGGCGAGTACGCCGACATCGCTGGCGTTACCAAGGGAAGCGGGACGCAAGGACCCGTCAAGCGCTGGGGTGTCCAAAAGCGCAAGGGCAAACACGCCCGACAAGGGTGGAAACGACGGATCGGGAACCTCGGTCCGTGGAACCCCTCACGAGTGCGCTCGACGGTCCCACAGCAAGGTCAGACGGGATATCACCAGCGGACTGAACTCAACAAGCGCATCATCTCTATCGGTGATGAGGACGTGACGCCGGAGGGTGGATTCATCAACTACGGCGATGTTGATGGTGAGTACGTCCTCGTCAAGGGATCGGTGCCCGGTCCGAAACAGCGCCTCATCCGGTTTCGTCCCGCGGTGCGGCCGAACGACCAACCGCGCCTCGATCCGGAGGTTCGATACGTCTCTACGGAGAGTGACCAAGGATGA
- a CDS encoding 50S ribosomal protein L2 — protein MGRRILGQRRGRGTPTFRAPSHRYKADLSHRNEETDDDVISGTIVDIEHDPARSAPVAAVEFEDGDKRLVLAPEGITVGEEIQIGISAEIAQGNTLPLREIPEGVPVCNVERQPGDGGKFARSSGVNATLLTHDRNAAVVQLPSGEVRRLSPDCRATIGVVAGGGRTEKPLVKAGKQYHKMRARGTKWPRVRGVAMNAVDHPFGGGGRQHPGRPKSVSGDAPPGRKVGDIASRRTGTTGKGK, from the coding sequence ATGGGACGACGCATTCTCGGACAGCGGCGTGGTCGCGGGACACCGACGTTCCGCGCGCCGTCACACCGATACAAAGCGGATCTCTCCCATCGAAACGAGGAGACGGACGATGATGTCATCTCCGGGACGATCGTCGATATCGAACATGATCCGGCGCGCTCTGCGCCCGTCGCGGCCGTTGAGTTCGAGGACGGCGACAAGCGACTCGTGCTCGCTCCCGAGGGGATCACTGTCGGCGAGGAGATCCAGATCGGTATCAGCGCGGAGATCGCACAGGGGAACACGCTCCCGCTCAGGGAGATCCCGGAGGGCGTTCCGGTGTGTAACGTCGAGCGCCAGCCCGGTGACGGCGGCAAATTCGCCCGTTCGTCGGGCGTGAACGCGACGTTGCTCACCCACGACCGCAACGCTGCGGTCGTACAGCTTCCCAGCGGCGAGGTCCGACGGTTGTCACCCGACTGTCGCGCCACGATCGGTGTGGTCGCAGGCGGTGGCCGAACGGAAAAGCCGCTAGTGAAAGCCGGAAAGCAGTACCACAAGATGCGTGCGCGTGGCACCAAGTGGCCGCGCGTTCGCGGGGTAGCGATGAACGCAGTCGATCACCCGTTCGGTGGCGGTGGTCGTCAACACCCCGGTCGACCGAAAAGCGTCTCTGGGGACGCACCGCCCGGCCGAAAGGTCGGTGACATCGCGTCCCGGCGTACCGGTACAACCGGCAAAGGGAAATAA